One uncultured Alphaproteobacteria bacterium genomic region harbors:
- the plsX gene encoding fatty acid/phospholipid synthesis protein (Evidence 2a : Function of homologous gene experimentally demonstrated in an other organism; PubMedId : 1447160, 6094487; Product type pe : putative enzyme), with translation MISVSKGARPVAKSITLALDGMGGDDAPDIVLDGISLARRRHPDVRYLLYGDEAVLGSLLEKRYKPLRDIVTLCHAPDVVTNNDKPSVALRNGRNSSMALAIRAVKERQADGVVSAGNTGALMAMAKLALRTLPGIDRPAIAALMPTQRGESVVLDLGANTECNANNLVEFALMGTLFARSLLDLDSPTVGLLNIGEEEQKGRNEVKEAAAILRETTGVVNFAGFVEGDDIGVGTVDVVVTDGFTGNVALKTMEGTAKVMSRFLKEAFRSSLLAQIGYLLARPAMNRVRHRTDPRRYNGAMFLGLNGIVVKSHGGTDGLGFANAIGVAVDMVRHGFNERINTELKKLNSQSVTAEVHAI, from the coding sequence GTGATCTCGGTGTCGAAGGGAGCCCGGCCGGTGGCCAAGTCCATCACGCTCGCGCTGGACGGTATGGGGGGCGATGACGCGCCGGACATCGTTCTGGACGGCATTTCCCTCGCCCGCAGGCGCCATCCGGACGTCCGCTACCTGCTCTACGGCGATGAAGCGGTTCTCGGCTCGCTGCTCGAGAAGCGCTACAAGCCGTTGCGCGACATCGTCACGTTGTGCCACGCGCCGGACGTCGTCACCAACAACGACAAGCCGTCCGTCGCCCTGCGCAACGGCCGCAACTCGTCGATGGCGCTGGCGATCCGCGCGGTCAAGGAGCGGCAGGCGGACGGTGTGGTTTCGGCGGGCAACACCGGCGCGTTGATGGCGATGGCGAAGCTGGCGCTGCGCACGCTGCCCGGTATCGACCGGCCGGCGATCGCAGCGTTGATGCCGACTCAGCGCGGCGAGAGCGTGGTGCTCGACCTCGGCGCCAACACCGAGTGTAACGCCAACAATCTCGTCGAGTTCGCGCTGATGGGCACGCTGTTCGCCCGTAGCCTGCTCGACCTCGATTCGCCAACCGTCGGCCTCCTCAATATCGGCGAGGAGGAGCAGAAGGGGCGCAACGAGGTCAAGGAGGCCGCCGCGATCCTGCGCGAGACCACGGGGGTGGTGAACTTCGCCGGTTTCGTCGAAGGCGACGACATCGGCGTCGGCACCGTGGACGTGGTGGTGACCGACGGGTTCACCGGCAACGTCGCCCTCAAGACCATGGAAGGCACCGCCAAGGTGATGAGCCGCTTCCTCAAGGAGGCGTTCAGGAGCTCGTTGCTGGCGCAGATCGGCTACCTGCTCGCCCGCCCGGCGATGAACCGGGTGCGGCATCGCACCGATCCCCGCCGCTACAACGGCGCAATGTTCCTCGGCCTTAACGGAATCGTCGTCAAATCCCACGGCGGCACCGACGGGTTGGGCTTTGCCAACGCGATCGGGGTGGCCGTGGACATGGTTCGGCACGGCTTCAACGAGCGCATCAACACCGAGCTCAAGAAGCTGAATTCCCAATCCGTTACCGCCGAGGTACACGCCATATGA
- the fabH gene encoding 3-oxoacyl-(acyl-carrier-protein) synthase III (Evidence 2a : Function of homologous gene experimentally demonstrated in an other organism; PubMedId : 10593943, 10673437, 11078736, 11243824, 11375394, 1314802, 1447160, 14523010, 8631920; Product type e : enzyme), with protein sequence MRIIRSRLAGVGASLPERIVTNDDLAKIVDTSDEWIVERSGIRQRHIAADGQLTSDLATAAALEAMADAGITAADVDLIVLGTTTPDDTFPATAVKVQANLGIDHGFAFDVQAVCSGFLYALATADKFIRSGDVKTALVIGAETFSRILDWTDRDTCVLFGDGAGAVVLTAVEGEGTSADTGVLSTHLHADGRYRKLLYVDGGPSSTQTVGHVHMEGKEVFRHAVTKLAAVVEEALTANGLTGADLDWIVPHQANRRILASTAKKVGISDERVVVTLDKHANTSAASIPLALHAAVRDGRIKPGHLILIEAMGGGFAWGSALVRM encoded by the coding sequence ATGAGGATTATCCGTTCGCGACTGGCGGGCGTGGGGGCTTCGTTGCCCGAGCGCATCGTCACCAACGACGATTTGGCGAAGATCGTCGACACCTCCGACGAGTGGATCGTCGAGCGGTCGGGCATCCGCCAGCGGCACATCGCCGCCGACGGCCAGCTGACCTCCGACCTTGCCACCGCGGCGGCGCTGGAGGCGATGGCGGATGCGGGGATCACCGCGGCGGACGTCGATCTGATCGTTCTCGGCACCACCACGCCGGACGACACCTTTCCCGCCACCGCGGTCAAGGTGCAGGCGAATCTCGGCATCGACCACGGCTTCGCGTTCGACGTTCAGGCGGTGTGCTCGGGCTTCCTCTATGCGCTCGCCACCGCCGACAAGTTCATCCGCTCGGGCGACGTCAAGACCGCGCTGGTGATCGGCGCGGAGACGTTTTCGCGCATCCTCGACTGGACCGACCGCGACACCTGCGTGCTGTTCGGAGACGGCGCGGGCGCGGTGGTGCTGACCGCCGTCGAGGGGGAGGGGACCTCCGCCGATACCGGCGTGCTCTCCACCCACCTGCATGCGGACGGCCGCTATCGCAAGCTCCTGTACGTCGACGGCGGGCCTTCGAGCACCCAGACCGTCGGCCATGTCCACATGGAGGGCAAGGAGGTCTTCCGCCACGCCGTCACCAAGCTTGCCGCGGTGGTCGAAGAGGCGCTGACCGCCAACGGTCTCACCGGCGCCGATCTCGACTGGATCGTGCCGCACCAGGCCAACCGCCGCATCCTCGCTTCTACCGCGAAGAAGGTGGGCATTTCGGACGAGCGCGTCGTCGTCACCCTCGACAAGCACGCCAACACCTCGGCGGCGTCGATCCCGCTCGCGCTGCATGCCGCGGTGCGCGACGGCCGGATCAAGCCCGGCCACCTCATTCTGATCGAGGCGATGGGCGGTGGTTTCGCCTGGGGTTCGGCCCTGGTGCGGATGTAA
- the ihfA gene encoding Integration host factor subunit alpha, whose translation MSEQTVTRAHLSEAVYQEVGLSRNESADLLEMVLDEISTALSAGDVVKISSFGSFSVRSKGERIGRNPKTGEEVPILPRKVLVFRPSQLLKARINEGA comes from the coding sequence ATGAGTGAGCAAACGGTTACCCGCGCGCACCTGAGCGAAGCGGTCTACCAGGAGGTCGGGCTTTCGCGGAACGAATCCGCGGATCTCCTGGAGATGGTGCTGGACGAGATCTCCACGGCGCTGTCCGCCGGCGACGTCGTCAAGATTTCCTCGTTCGGCAGTTTTTCGGTGCGCAGCAAGGGCGAGCGTATCGGCCGTAATCCCAAAACCGGCGAGGAGGTGCCGATCCTGCCGCGCAAGGTGCTGGTGTTCCGTCCCTCGCAATTGCTGAAGGCGCGCATCAACGAAGGCGCGTAA
- a CDS encoding Transcriptional regulator, MerR family: MTTGPEGEGTRRMQKSEAAFRTISEVAQELDVPQHVLRFWETRFPAIQPLKRGGGRRYYRPEDVALLRAIRARLYDDGFTIKGVRKLLAEKGVEALVAAPASEPPPSASPRPEPDLPMELPLAPRTGLSARQRTEIKAAIAALTRLKCDIDQVLGRDSEVSSQE, encoded by the coding sequence ATGACCACCGGCCCCGAAGGCGAGGGCACGCGGCGCATGCAGAAATCCGAGGCGGCGTTCCGCACCATCAGCGAGGTCGCGCAGGAGCTCGACGTGCCGCAGCACGTTCTGCGCTTCTGGGAGACGCGCTTTCCCGCGATTCAACCGCTGAAGCGCGGCGGCGGGCGGCGGTATTACCGTCCGGAGGACGTGGCGCTGTTGCGCGCGATCCGCGCCCGGCTCTACGACGACGGCTTTACCATCAAGGGTGTGCGCAAGCTCCTGGCCGAAAAGGGTGTGGAGGCCTTGGTCGCCGCCCCTGCGTCCGAGCCGCCTCCCTCGGCCTCGCCGAGGCCGGAGCCCGATCTGCCGATGGAGTTGCCGCTCGCGCCGAGAACCGGCCTTTCGGCGCGTCAGCGTACCGAGATCAAGGCCGCGATCGCCGCGTTGACGCGGTTGAAATGCGATATCGATCAAGTGCTTGGGCGGGATAGCGAAGTTTCTTCGCAAGAATGA
- a CDS encoding putative S-adenosyl-L-methionine-dependent methyltransferase (Evidence 3 : Function proposed based on presence of conserved amino acid motif, structural feature or limited homology) — protein sequence MDDVFSTYASAAPTLIARFEAISSQRMFAPVLDLLPAPPTRIADIGAGTGRDAAWFADRGHTVLAVEPVAELREAGRALHPSSSLVWLDDRLPKLAMVVRTRKRFDLVTLCAVWHHLDPGARRTALSALADIVAVGGMLIVSLRHGPEILGRPVFPVPPDETVAAAEAAGFALVRRIAADSIQDENRAAGVRWTWLALRKR from the coding sequence ATGGACGACGTGTTTTCCACCTACGCATCGGCCGCGCCGACGCTGATCGCCCGCTTCGAGGCGATCTCCTCGCAGCGGATGTTCGCCCCGGTGCTCGATCTCCTGCCGGCGCCGCCGACGCGGATCGCCGACATCGGCGCGGGAACCGGCCGTGACGCGGCATGGTTCGCCGATCGGGGGCACACGGTCCTGGCGGTCGAACCGGTGGCGGAACTGCGCGAGGCTGGCCGCGCGTTGCACCCCTCGTCAAGCCTCGTCTGGCTGGACGATCGCCTGCCGAAGCTGGCGATGGTGGTGCGAACCCGCAAACGGTTCGATCTCGTCACGCTCTGCGCCGTCTGGCATCATCTCGACCCCGGCGCACGGCGCACCGCACTCTCCGCGCTTGCGGATATCGTCGCCGTCGGCGGAATGCTGATCGTTTCGCTGCGCCACGGTCCGGAAATTCTTGGACGCCCGGTGTTCCCGGTCCCTCCGGACGAAACCGTCGCGGCGGCGGAAGCGGCCGGGTTCGCGTTGGTGCGCCGGATTGCGGCGGACTCGATCCAGGACGAAAATCGTGCCGCAGGCGTCCGCTGGACGTGGCTGGCCCTGCGAAAACGCTGA
- a CDS encoding conserved hypothetical protein (Evidence 4 : Homologs of previously reported genes of unknown function), which translates to MTTEADAPALAAPTPAQIKWLHRGLSQAGGKLPLFDETGRRVSGRMVRTCIARGWAEPWFANPLMPNWLVCRLTEDGRRLLADNLAESQLRS; encoded by the coding sequence ATGACCACCGAAGCCGACGCTCCCGCCCTGGCCGCCCCGACCCCGGCACAGATCAAGTGGCTGCACCGCGGCCTGTCGCAGGCGGGCGGCAAGCTGCCGTTGTTCGACGAAACCGGGCGACGGGTGAGCGGCCGGATGGTGCGGACCTGCATCGCGCGCGGTTGGGCGGAACCGTGGTTCGCCAATCCCTTGATGCCGAATTGGCTGGTGTGCCGCCTTACCGAGGACGGCCGCAGGCTGCTTGCCGACAACCTTGCGGAAAGTCAACTGCGGTCGTAG
- a CDS encoding Divalent cation tolerance protein, with protein sequence MTETPFCMVYVTARDRAEAEALARLAVESRLAACANVLGEIRSFYWWDGGIQNDSECALVLKTRRDLFDALKDAIVAAHSYECPCVVALPLTAGSAPYLDWLGEQTRPA encoded by the coding sequence ATGACCGAAACGCCGTTCTGCATGGTCTACGTCACCGCCCGAGACCGCGCCGAAGCGGAGGCTTTGGCGCGTCTCGCGGTCGAATCGCGGCTCGCCGCGTGCGCCAACGTCCTCGGCGAAATCCGTTCGTTCTATTGGTGGGACGGCGGGATTCAGAACGACTCCGAATGCGCGCTCGTGCTCAAGACCCGCCGAGACCTGTTCGACGCGCTGAAGGATGCGATCGTCGCCGCACATTCCTACGAATGCCCGTGCGTGGTCGCGCTGCCGCTGACGGCGGGCAGCGCCCCCTATCTCGACTGGCTCGGAGAGCAGACGCGCCCGGCGTAG
- the ispDF gene encoding Bifunctional enzyme IspD/IspF (Includes: 2-C-methyl-D-erythritol 4-phosphate cytidylyltransferase; 2-C-methyl-D-erythritol 2,4-cyclodiphosphate synthase): MKRCVALVVAAGRGQRFGGDVPKQYRMLGELPMLRHTLGRLSAHPDVTEVRAVIHPNDAAYYEAAAKGLGLAPPIFGGQERQDSVRLGLEALAADPPDLVLIHDGARPFVGAGLVDRVLDALEHADAAVPALPLCDTLKRTGGDGVSETVDRTSVWRAQTPQGFRFASILQAHREMQGRALTDDSSVAEACGIAVATVDGDERNLKITTQADFDHAARLLSGPIDTRIGQGVDVHRLGEGNSVTLCGVLVPHDQGLVGHSDADVALHALTDALLGTIGAGDIGRHFPPSDDKWRGAASVLFVKRALALVKARGARVVNADITILGEAPRIGPHRRMMTTRVASILGIDNGRVGIKATTAEELGFIGRREGLAAFAVVTVQCPASVP; encoded by the coding sequence ATGAAACGGTGCGTGGCATTGGTGGTCGCGGCGGGGCGTGGCCAGCGGTTCGGCGGCGACGTTCCCAAGCAGTATCGCATGCTCGGCGAATTGCCGATGCTGCGGCACACCCTCGGACGATTGTCCGCCCATCCCGACGTCACCGAAGTGCGGGCGGTGATCCACCCCAACGACGCCGCCTATTACGAAGCCGCCGCCAAGGGACTCGGCCTTGCGCCGCCGATCTTCGGTGGTCAGGAGCGGCAGGATTCGGTCCGCCTCGGGCTCGAAGCGCTGGCCGCCGACCCGCCCGACCTGGTGCTGATTCATGACGGCGCACGGCCGTTCGTCGGAGCGGGACTGGTCGACCGGGTGCTCGACGCCCTCGAACATGCCGACGCCGCGGTGCCCGCCCTCCCCCTCTGCGATACCCTCAAGCGCACCGGCGGCGACGGCGTCAGCGAAACCGTCGACCGCACGTCGGTATGGCGGGCGCAGACGCCGCAAGGCTTCCGCTTCGCGTCGATCCTGCAGGCGCACCGGGAAATGCAGGGCCGCGCCCTTACCGACGACTCGAGCGTCGCCGAAGCCTGCGGCATCGCCGTCGCCACCGTCGACGGCGACGAGCGCAACCTCAAGATCACCACCCAGGCCGACTTCGACCACGCCGCGCGCCTTCTCTCGGGGCCGATCGACACCCGCATCGGCCAGGGCGTCGACGTTCACCGGCTCGGCGAAGGCAATTCGGTGACCCTGTGCGGCGTGCTGGTGCCCCACGACCAGGGGCTGGTCGGCCACTCGGACGCCGACGTCGCGCTCCATGCCCTTACCGACGCGCTGCTCGGCACCATCGGCGCGGGCGACATCGGCCGCCATTTCCCGCCGTCGGACGACAAGTGGCGCGGCGCCGCCTCCGTGCTGTTCGTCAAACGCGCGCTCGCCCTGGTCAAGGCCCGCGGCGCGCGGGTCGTCAACGCCGACATCACGATCCTCGGCGAAGCGCCGAGGATCGGCCCGCACCGGCGGATGATGACCACCCGCGTCGCCTCGATCCTCGGCATCGACAACGGCCGCGTCGGCATCAAGGCGACCACGGCCGAGGAACTCGGGTTCATCGGTCGGCGCGAGGGGCTGGCGGCGTTCGCGGTGGTGACCGTGCAGTGCCCGGCCTCGGTGCCGTAA
- the dus gene encoding putative tRNA-dihydrouridine synthase (Evidence 3 : Function proposed based on presence of conserved amino acid motif, structural feature or limited homology), translated as MLAPMSGVTDAPFRWLARRFGAPAIVSEMFASSLLTFGGKSNRRSLDFSAEAPLTVQLVGGDPGMMAEAARIAEDAGAAAIDINMGCPAKKIAKSGGGAILMRDPEHAARIVSSVRSAVTLPVSVKIRLGWDAASINAPAFAARMAEAGAGAVTVHGRTREQLYSGVADWRAIAAVVAAVKVPVVANGDVADLDTARRALAESGAAGVMIGRAACGRPWLVGHLARGLATGEMPPEPGLREREAILLEHFELMLGEYGREAGLRAARKHLAWAIGGIAGAAAARERVFATETVEDTVAAIADLFRRAACAARSLAA; from the coding sequence GTGCTCGCGCCGATGTCGGGCGTGACCGACGCGCCGTTCCGGTGGTTGGCGCGGCGCTTCGGCGCGCCGGCCATCGTCTCGGAAATGTTCGCCTCGAGTCTGCTGACGTTCGGCGGCAAGAGCAACCGCCGCAGCCTCGATTTTTCCGCCGAGGCGCCGCTCACCGTGCAACTCGTCGGCGGCGACCCCGGGATGATGGCCGAGGCCGCGCGGATCGCCGAGGATGCGGGCGCGGCGGCGATCGACATCAACATGGGATGCCCGGCGAAGAAGATCGCCAAATCCGGCGGCGGCGCGATCCTGATGCGCGATCCGGAGCATGCCGCGCGGATCGTCTCGTCGGTGCGGTCGGCGGTGACGCTTCCGGTTTCGGTGAAGATCCGCCTCGGGTGGGATGCCGCCTCGATCAACGCTCCGGCGTTTGCGGCACGGATGGCGGAGGCGGGGGCGGGCGCGGTGACGGTGCATGGCCGTACTCGCGAACAGCTCTATTCCGGCGTTGCCGACTGGCGGGCGATCGCCGCCGTGGTCGCGGCGGTGAAGGTTCCGGTGGTGGCGAACGGCGACGTCGCCGATCTCGATACCGCGCGCCGCGCGCTGGCCGAGTCGGGTGCCGCTGGGGTGATGATCGGGCGCGCCGCCTGCGGACGGCCGTGGCTGGTCGGGCACCTTGCCCGCGGCCTGGCTACCGGCGAGATGCCGCCGGAGCCGGGGTTGCGCGAACGCGAGGCGATCCTGCTCGAGCACTTCGAACTGATGCTCGGCGAATACGGCCGTGAGGCCGGTCTGCGCGCGGCGCGCAAGCACCTCGCCTGGGCGATCGGCGGGATCGCCGGCGCCGCCGCGGCGCGCGAACGTGTGTTCGCCACCGAAACCGTCGAGGATACCGTCGCCGCGATCGCCGATCTGTTCCGTCGCGCCGCGTGCGCCGCAAGGAGTCTGGCTGCCTGA
- a CDS encoding Nitrogen regulation protein NtrB, producing MRRKESGCLMSMFSKFQTAKPGKGKDKPGAVSAEDMAGILYALPEAVVAVDADNRVTYVNAAAEALFETGGSHMLGLPLGDFVPQDSPAYALLDQCRADHCRYSEHGVELDTPRTGPRTMTVQVAPVFDDSRCVVLSMHEHSIAKKIGQQLSHRNVARSVTAMARLLAHEVKNPLSGIRGAAQLLEQNASEDDRTLTRLICDEADRIVALVDRMEAFSDKPQLVRQPVNIHQVLEHVRRVAENGFAKGIRIVEMYDPSLPPVLGDRDQLIQVFLNLVKNAAEACPTDGPEIVVSTNYQHGIRLAVPGGADSRQHVPLVVTVQDNGPGIPKELRQNLFDPFVTTKSSGSGLGLSLVAKIVDDHGGIIEFDCQPKKTIFRVMLPVA from the coding sequence GTGCGCCGCAAGGAGTCTGGCTGCCTGATGTCGATGTTCAGCAAGTTCCAAACCGCCAAGCCCGGCAAGGGCAAGGACAAGCCCGGGGCGGTGTCGGCCGAGGACATGGCGGGCATTCTCTATGCGCTGCCGGAGGCGGTGGTGGCGGTCGACGCGGACAATCGCGTGACCTACGTCAACGCCGCCGCCGAGGCGCTGTTCGAGACCGGCGGCTCGCATATGCTCGGCCTGCCGCTCGGGGACTTCGTGCCGCAGGACAGCCCCGCCTACGCGCTTCTCGACCAGTGCCGCGCCGACCATTGCCGCTATTCCGAACACGGCGTCGAACTCGACACGCCACGCACCGGGCCGCGCACGATGACGGTGCAGGTGGCGCCGGTGTTCGACGATTCCCGCTGCGTCGTGCTGTCGATGCACGAGCACTCGATCGCCAAGAAGATCGGCCAGCAGCTTTCTCACCGCAACGTCGCCCGGTCGGTGACGGCGATGGCGCGGTTGCTCGCCCACGAGGTCAAGAACCCGCTTTCGGGCATTCGCGGTGCGGCGCAACTCCTGGAGCAGAACGCGAGCGAGGACGATCGCACGCTCACCCGCCTGATCTGCGACGAGGCCGATCGCATCGTCGCCCTGGTGGACCGGATGGAGGCGTTTTCCGACAAGCCGCAGTTGGTGCGCCAGCCGGTCAACATCCATCAGGTGCTGGAGCACGTCCGCCGCGTCGCCGAGAACGGTTTCGCCAAGGGGATCCGTATCGTCGAAATGTACGATCCGTCGCTGCCGCCGGTGCTGGGCGACCGCGATCAGTTGATCCAGGTGTTCCTCAATCTCGTCAAGAACGCCGCCGAGGCGTGCCCCACCGACGGCCCCGAGATCGTCGTCAGCACCAACTACCAGCACGGCATCCGCCTTGCTGTGCCGGGCGGGGCGGACAGCCGCCAGCACGTGCCGCTGGTGGTGACGGTGCAGGACAACGGCCCCGGAATTCCCAAGGAGCTCCGTCAGAACCTCTTCGATCCCTTCGTCACCACCAAATCGAGCGGATCCGGCCTCGGTCTGTCGCTGGTGGCGAAGATCGTCGACGATCACGGCGGCATCATCGAATTCGACTGCCAGCCGAAAAAGACGATCTTCCGCGTGATGTTGCCCGTCGCCTGA
- the glnG gene encoding fused DNA-binding response regulator in two-component regulatory system with GlnL: response regulator; sigma54 interaction protein (Evidence 2a : Function of homologous gene experimentally demonstrated in an other organism; PubMedId : 14563853; Product type r : regulator) — MTPSTILVADDDRSIRTVLSQALARAGYEVRTTGNAATLWRWVQDGDGDLVITDVIMPDENGLDLIPRIKKLRPEMRIIVMSAQNTLLTAVKATERGAFEYLPKPFDIKELVGVVQRALSMPKTGPEKGHAEDEDYDRLPLIGRSPAMQEIYRTLARLMNTDLTVMINGESGTGKELVARALHEYGKRRNGPFVAINMAAIPRELIESELFGHEKGAFTGATTRSAGRFEQAEGGTLFLDEIGDMPPEAQTRLLRVLQEGEYTTVGGRTPIRANVRIVAATHRDLSVQIRQGLFREDLYYRLNVVPIRLPPLRERVEDIPELVNHFLNVAAQEGLPIKSLDAKAIERLKQHRWPGNVRELENLIRRLAALYSQELIEVDAIEAELSSSMAPVASGAPVENEGLSGMVERHLRDYFLAHADGLPAPGLHERILREVERPLISLCLDATRGNQIKAAHVLGLNRNTLRKKIRELDIHVIRGVK, encoded by the coding sequence ATGACCCCATCCACGATTCTCGTCGCCGACGACGACCGCAGCATCCGCACCGTGCTTTCTCAGGCGCTGGCGCGGGCGGGCTACGAGGTGCGCACCACCGGCAACGCCGCGACCTTGTGGCGCTGGGTGCAGGACGGCGACGGCGACCTCGTGATCACCGACGTCATCATGCCCGACGAGAACGGCCTCGACCTGATTCCGCGGATCAAGAAACTGCGCCCCGAGATGCGGATCATCGTGATGAGCGCGCAGAACACGCTGCTCACGGCGGTCAAGGCAACCGAGCGCGGCGCCTTCGAATACCTGCCCAAGCCGTTCGACATCAAGGAACTGGTGGGCGTGGTGCAGCGCGCTCTGTCGATGCCGAAGACGGGGCCGGAGAAGGGCCACGCCGAAGACGAGGACTACGACCGCCTGCCGCTGATCGGCCGCTCCCCGGCGATGCAGGAGATCTACCGCACCCTCGCGCGGCTGATGAACACCGATCTCACGGTGATGATCAACGGCGAGTCCGGCACCGGCAAGGAACTGGTGGCGCGCGCCCTGCACGAATACGGCAAGCGCCGCAACGGCCCGTTCGTCGCCATCAACATGGCGGCGATTCCGCGCGAGTTGATCGAGAGCGAGTTGTTCGGCCACGAAAAGGGCGCCTTCACCGGGGCGACCACCCGTTCGGCGGGGCGCTTCGAACAGGCGGAGGGCGGCACCCTCTTCCTCGACGAAATCGGGGACATGCCGCCCGAGGCGCAGACCCGTCTGCTGCGCGTGTTGCAGGAAGGGGAATACACCACCGTCGGCGGCCGCACCCCGATCCGCGCCAACGTTCGCATCGTTGCCGCTACCCACCGCGACCTGAGCGTGCAGATCCGCCAGGGGTTGTTCCGCGAGGACCTCTATTACCGCCTCAACGTCGTGCCGATCCGCCTGCCGCCGCTGCGCGAGCGGGTCGAGGACATTCCCGAGCTGGTCAACCATTTCCTCAACGTCGCCGCTCAGGAAGGTTTGCCGATCAAGTCTCTCGACGCCAAGGCGATCGAACGTCTCAAGCAGCACCGCTGGCCCGGCAACGTCCGCGAGCTCGAGAACCTGATCCGCCGTCTCGCGGCTCTGTATTCGCAGGAGCTGATCGAAGTCGATGCGATCGAGGCGGAGCTGTCGTCGTCGATGGCGCCGGTGGCATCCGGCGCGCCGGTCGAGAACGAGGGGCTCTCGGGAATGGTCGAACGCCATCTGCGCGATTATTTTCTCGCCCACGCCGACGGCTTGCCCGCACCGGGGCTGCATGAACGCATCCTGCGCGAGGTCGAGCGGCCGCTGATCTCGCTCTGCCTCGACGCAACCCGCGGCAACCAGATCAAGGCCGCGCACGTCCTCGGCCTCAACCGCAACACCTTGCGGAAGAAGATCCGCGAGCTCGACATCCACGTGATTCGCGGCGTGAAGTGA